From Streptomyces fungicidicus, one genomic window encodes:
- a CDS encoding MFS transporter: MTFTDTPQAAQPVAGDRRRWFALAIVMTAAFMDLVDVTIVNIAIPSIQRNEGATFSQIQWITAGYALAFAAGLVTGGRLGDIHGRKRIFLVGIGGFTLASALCGFAVNPEMLVASRILQGAMAALMVPQVLSIVHATFPPHERGKVFGLFGAIVGLGAVSGPLLGALLTEGNLFGLEWRPIFLINLPVGIAGLVLGARFITESKAPRALKLDLVGAALVTVGLLMLLYPLTRGRELGWPVWGYVSMAGSLLVFAALVAYERGKGARDGSPLIELSLFRVKSFAAGIAVQTVFGVGLGIFFLVWTLYMQVGLGWSELRAGLTGVPFSVAVSAAAGMSVQLLVPRYGRKVLQAGALLMGAGVLLYMWEAERYGLGITSWQMALPLVVMGAGMGLIVAPLTDAVLSEVPREHAGSASGLINTVQQMGNALGLGLVSVVFFGVIDEPLAAAEVGPAFAEGFRHALGWVAAVLGVIFLLMFALPRRPAQHVEGTGDAPTAVEKERELVS, encoded by the coding sequence ATGACCTTCACCGACACCCCGCAAGCAGCGCAGCCCGTGGCCGGCGACCGCCGGCGCTGGTTCGCGCTGGCGATCGTGATGACGGCGGCCTTCATGGACCTCGTCGACGTCACGATCGTCAACATCGCGATCCCGTCGATCCAGCGCAACGAGGGCGCCACCTTCAGCCAGATCCAGTGGATCACCGCGGGCTACGCGCTGGCCTTCGCGGCCGGTCTCGTCACCGGCGGTCGGCTCGGCGACATCCACGGCCGCAAGCGGATCTTCCTCGTCGGCATCGGCGGCTTCACCCTCGCCTCCGCGCTGTGCGGCTTCGCCGTCAACCCCGAGATGCTAGTCGCCTCCCGCATCCTGCAGGGGGCCATGGCGGCGCTGATGGTGCCGCAGGTGCTGTCGATCGTGCACGCGACCTTCCCGCCGCACGAGCGGGGCAAGGTGTTCGGGCTGTTCGGCGCGATCGTCGGCCTGGGCGCGGTCTCCGGGCCGCTGCTCGGCGCGCTGCTGACGGAAGGGAACCTGTTCGGCCTGGAATGGCGGCCGATCTTCCTGATCAACCTGCCGGTCGGCATCGCCGGACTCGTCCTCGGCGCCCGGTTCATCACCGAGTCGAAGGCGCCGCGCGCCCTGAAGCTCGACCTGGTGGGCGCCGCGCTGGTGACGGTGGGCCTGCTGATGCTGCTCTACCCGCTCACCCGCGGCCGCGAGCTGGGCTGGCCGGTGTGGGGGTACGTGTCGATGGCCGGGTCGCTGCTGGTCTTCGCGGCGCTGGTGGCGTACGAGCGGGGCAAGGGCGCCCGGGACGGCTCCCCGCTGATCGAGCTGTCGCTGTTCAGGGTGAAGAGCTTCGCGGCGGGCATCGCCGTGCAGACGGTGTTCGGCGTCGGCCTCGGCATCTTCTTCCTGGTGTGGACGCTGTACATGCAGGTCGGCCTCGGCTGGAGCGAGCTGCGGGCCGGGCTGACCGGCGTGCCGTTCTCCGTCGCGGTCTCCGCGGCGGCCGGGATGTCGGTGCAACTGCTGGTCCCGCGCTACGGGCGCAAGGTGCTCCAGGCGGGCGCGCTGCTGATGGGCGCCGGTGTGCTGCTCTACATGTGGGAGGCGGAGCGGTACGGACTCGGCATCACCTCCTGGCAGATGGCGCTCCCGCTGGTGGTCATGGGCGCCGGCATGGGCCTGATCGTGGCTCCGCTGACGGACGCGGTGCTGTCCGAGGTGCCGCGTGAGCACGCCGGGTCGGCCTCGGGGCTGATCAACACCGTGCAGCAGATGGGCAACGCGCTGGGGCTCGGTCTGGTGTCGGTGGTGTTCTTCGGCGTGATCGACGAGCCGCTCGCGGCCGCCGAGGTGGGCCCGGCCTTCGCGGAGGGCTTCCGGCACGCGCTGGGCTGGGTCGCCGCGGTGCTCGGCGTGATCTTCCTGCTGATGTTCGCGCTGCCCAGGCGGCCCGCGCAGCACGTGGAGGGTACGGGGGACGCTCCGACGGCGGTGGAGAAGGAGCGGGAGCTCGTCTCCTGA
- a CDS encoding DUF6227 family protein has protein sequence MSVPYETAAYESPDSPESPEEHLARLLGRALNSFELPDETLRRLDCALAHDGSLHSAHHSAGLHRETYRHTWLLADGSALTLWELVHNTAPGAEPQHEVYVDEEELRTATSRLPFPPDAPDFELPVTVQLSAPPALRQVYVPDRSADHGRRLLRRAENADRPGAETAALLATARAHRITQAFGRPSRAGRPGQCFSLYEHAFLLGDGAELSLWEVEHTVTPDGRHMCEVYVSEDAARDAMERRAAQVS, from the coding sequence TTGAGCGTTCCGTACGAGACGGCAGCGTACGAATCACCCGACTCGCCCGAGTCTCCGGAGGAGCACCTCGCGCGCCTCCTCGGCCGCGCCCTGAACTCCTTCGAGTTGCCGGACGAGACGCTCCGGCGGCTGGACTGCGCGCTGGCGCACGACGGTTCGCTGCACTCCGCCCACCACAGCGCGGGGCTGCACCGGGAGACGTACCGGCACACCTGGCTGCTCGCCGACGGTTCGGCGCTGACGCTCTGGGAGCTGGTGCACAACACCGCGCCGGGAGCCGAGCCGCAGCACGAGGTGTACGTGGACGAGGAGGAGCTGCGCACGGCGACCTCCCGGCTGCCGTTCCCGCCGGACGCTCCGGACTTCGAACTGCCGGTGACGGTGCAGCTGTCCGCGCCCCCGGCGTTGCGGCAGGTGTATGTGCCGGACCGGTCCGCGGACCACGGGCGCCGCTTACTGCGCCGGGCGGAGAACGCGGACCGGCCCGGCGCGGAGACGGCCGCGCTGCTGGCGACGGCGCGCGCGCACCGGATCACGCAGGCGTTCGGCCGCCCGTCCCGCGCGGGGCGTCCGGGCCAGTGCTTCTCGCTCTACGAGCACGCGTTCCTGCTGGGCGACGGCGCGGAGTTGTCCCTGTGGGAGGTCGAGCACACGGTGACGCCGGACGGGCGGCACATGTGCGAGGTGTACGTCAGTGAGGACGCGGCACGGGACGCGATGGAGCGCCGGGCGGCACAGGTCTCCTGA
- a CDS encoding DeoR/GlpR family DNA-binding transcription regulator: MYAPERQQEILRLARDGGRVDVVSLAEEFQVTAETIRRDLKALDRAGLVRRVHGGAIPAGRLDFEPDLAERETTAADEKDRIARAALAELPADGTVIVDAGSTAARLAGALPVELSLTVVTHSLPIAARLADHPGIQLHLVGGRVRHRTRAAVDAWALRAYAEIRADVLFVAANGFSVEHGLTTPDLAEAAVKRAAMAAARRVVLLADSSKHGQEHFARFGGLGDVDLLITDTGLSPQDAAAIEHGGTEVVRA, from the coding sequence ATGTACGCACCGGAACGCCAGCAGGAGATCCTGCGGCTCGCCCGCGACGGCGGCAGGGTGGACGTCGTCTCGCTGGCCGAGGAGTTCCAGGTGACCGCCGAGACCATCCGCCGGGACCTGAAGGCCCTCGACCGGGCCGGACTGGTCCGCAGGGTGCACGGCGGGGCCATCCCCGCCGGCCGCCTCGACTTCGAGCCGGACCTCGCCGAGCGGGAGACCACCGCCGCCGACGAGAAGGACCGCATCGCCAGGGCCGCCCTCGCCGAACTCCCGGCCGACGGCACCGTGATCGTCGACGCCGGCTCGACGGCCGCGCGTCTCGCCGGGGCCCTGCCGGTGGAGCTCTCCCTCACCGTGGTCACCCACAGCCTGCCCATCGCGGCCCGTCTCGCCGACCATCCCGGCATCCAGCTGCACCTCGTCGGAGGGCGCGTACGGCACCGCACACGCGCCGCCGTGGACGCCTGGGCGCTGCGCGCCTACGCCGAGATCCGCGCCGACGTCCTGTTCGTGGCCGCCAACGGGTTCTCCGTCGAGCACGGGCTGACCACCCCCGACCTCGCCGAGGCCGCCGTGAAACGGGCCGCCATGGCCGCCGCCCGCCGCGTGGTGCTCCTCGCCGACTCCTCCAAGCACGGCCAGGAGCACTTCGCCCGCTTCGGCGGCCTCGGCGACGTGGACCTGCTGATCACCGACACCGGGCTGAGCCCGCAGGACGCCGCCGCGATCGAGCACGGCGGCACGGAAGTAGTACGCGCATGA
- a CDS encoding PTS fructose transporter subunit IIABC, protein MSDLITAELVDLDLSAETKEAAARALAERMVAQGRVTDLEGFLADVAAREAQMPTGLDGGIGIPHCRSEHVTEPTLAFGRSATGIDFGAADGPTDLVFLIAAPAGADDAHLTILSSLARQLMNTSFTDALRSAGDAAAAAALVRGEDTGGSEDTVAAPAAASAGAATGSTAPEPDRPFRVVAVTSCPTGIAHTYMAAESLENAGREAGVEVVVETQGSAGFTRLDPAVIAAADGVILAHDVPVREKDRFAGKPTVDTGVKAAISRPADLIAEVRGKAERGETTAAAASGTPVERTGDGGEGYATKLRKWLMSGVSYMVPFVAAGGLLIALGFAIGGYEINEAPSVMDHFVWTQAASWGALLFQIGGVAFGFLVPVLAGYIAYGMADRPGLVPGFVGGAISLTINAGFLGGLAAGLIAGGVVIAIQKARIPAALRGIMPVVVIPLISAAVVGFLMFVVIGKPIAEAQKGMTDWLNGLTGSNAVLLGALLGLMMCFDLGGPVNKVAYTFATAGIAVANPGDSAMKIMAAVMAAGMVPPLAMALATTVRGKLFNRTERENGKAAWVLGASFISEGAIPFAAADPLRVIPASMAGGAVTGALSMAFGATLRAPHGGIFVVPLIGNPFLYLVAVAAGVCVTAALVIVLKGLRKPAPGAAGADSGAGTAPAARAGEPVAA, encoded by the coding sequence ATGAGTGACCTGATCACTGCGGAGCTGGTCGATCTCGACCTGTCCGCCGAGACCAAGGAGGCGGCGGCACGCGCCCTCGCCGAGCGCATGGTGGCCCAGGGCCGGGTGACCGACCTGGAGGGCTTCCTCGCCGACGTCGCCGCCCGCGAGGCGCAGATGCCGACCGGGCTCGACGGCGGCATCGGCATCCCGCACTGCCGCAGTGAGCACGTCACCGAGCCCACCCTGGCCTTCGGGCGCAGCGCCACCGGGATCGACTTCGGCGCGGCGGACGGACCCACCGACCTGGTCTTCCTGATCGCCGCCCCGGCCGGTGCGGACGACGCCCATCTGACGATCCTGTCGTCGCTGGCCCGGCAGCTGATGAACACCTCGTTCACCGACGCCCTCCGGTCGGCCGGCGACGCGGCGGCAGCGGCGGCGCTCGTCCGGGGCGAGGACACCGGCGGATCCGAGGACACCGTGGCGGCGCCGGCGGCGGCCTCCGCCGGCGCCGCCACGGGCAGCACCGCCCCCGAGCCGGACCGCCCCTTCCGGGTCGTCGCCGTCACCTCCTGCCCCACCGGCATCGCCCACACCTACATGGCGGCCGAGTCGCTGGAGAACGCCGGCCGCGAGGCGGGCGTCGAGGTCGTCGTGGAGACACAGGGCTCCGCCGGCTTCACCCGCCTCGACCCGGCCGTGATCGCCGCCGCGGACGGCGTGATCCTCGCCCATGACGTCCCCGTACGGGAGAAGGACCGCTTCGCGGGCAAGCCCACCGTCGACACCGGCGTCAAGGCGGCCATCAGCCGCCCCGCCGACCTGATCGCCGAGGTGAGGGGCAAGGCGGAGCGGGGCGAGACCACCGCGGCCGCCGCGTCCGGCACACCCGTCGAGCGCACCGGCGACGGCGGCGAGGGCTACGCCACCAAGCTGCGCAAGTGGCTGATGTCGGGCGTCAGTTACATGGTCCCGTTCGTCGCGGCCGGCGGTCTGCTCATCGCCCTCGGCTTCGCGATCGGCGGCTACGAGATCAACGAGGCGCCCTCGGTGATGGACCACTTCGTGTGGACCCAGGCCGCCAGCTGGGGCGCCCTCCTCTTCCAGATCGGCGGCGTCGCCTTCGGCTTCCTCGTCCCGGTCCTGGCCGGGTACATCGCCTACGGCATGGCCGACCGGCCCGGTCTGGTGCCCGGCTTCGTCGGCGGCGCGATCTCCCTCACCATCAACGCCGGGTTCCTCGGCGGCCTCGCGGCCGGCCTGATCGCCGGCGGTGTGGTGATCGCGATCCAGAAGGCGCGCATACCGGCTGCGCTGCGCGGCATCATGCCGGTGGTGGTGATCCCGCTGATCTCCGCGGCGGTCGTCGGCTTCCTGATGTTCGTCGTCATCGGCAAGCCCATCGCCGAGGCCCAGAAGGGCATGACCGACTGGCTGAACGGCCTCACCGGCAGCAACGCCGTCCTCCTCGGCGCCCTGCTCGGCCTGATGATGTGCTTCGACCTCGGCGGTCCCGTCAACAAGGTCGCCTACACCTTCGCCACCGCAGGGATCGCCGTCGCGAACCCCGGCGACTCCGCGATGAAGATCATGGCCGCGGTGATGGCCGCCGGCATGGTGCCGCCGCTGGCGATGGCCCTGGCCACCACCGTCCGCGGCAAGCTCTTCAACCGGACCGAACGCGAGAACGGCAAGGCCGCCTGGGTCCTGGGCGCCTCCTTCATCTCCGAGGGCGCGATCCCCTTCGCGGCGGCCGACCCGCTGCGGGTGATCCCGGCCTCCATGGCGGGCGGAGCGGTCACCGGAGCCCTGTCGATGGCGTTCGGCGCCACCCTGCGCGCCCCGCACGGCGGGATCTTCGTGGTCCCGCTGATCGGCAACCCGTTCCTCTACCTGGTCGCGGTCGCCGCCGGCGTCTGTGTCACCGCCGCCCTGGTGATCGTCCTCAAGGGCCTGCGCAAGCCGGCGCCGGGAGCCGCCGGCGCGGACTCCGGCGCGGGCACGGCCCCGGCGGCGCGGGCCGGGGAGCCGGTGGCCGCCTAG
- the pfkB gene encoding 1-phosphofructokinase — translation MILTVTPNPSLDRTYEVPSLHRGEVVRATGERVDPGGKGVNVSRAVAAAGRRTVAVLPLGGAPGALVAGLLDAQGIEVAPVPVAGATRSNIALAETDGVLTKINAPGPQLTADEQELLLDTVRRLAPGADWIACCGSLPRGLAPSWYAELVARVHDAGARIALDTSGPALPAALRERPDVVKPNAEELAEAVGRPLATVGDALKAAEELRAAGARAVLASLGADGQLLVDDDGAWFGTAPADAVRSNVGAGDSSLAGFLVAGGRGPGALASAVAHGAAAVQLPGSVMPGPADLKHSAVTVTTEVPVNRPLREPAS, via the coding sequence ATGATCCTCACCGTCACCCCCAACCCGTCCCTGGACCGCACCTACGAGGTCCCCTCGCTGCACCGCGGCGAGGTCGTCCGGGCCACCGGCGAACGCGTCGACCCCGGCGGCAAGGGGGTCAACGTCTCACGCGCCGTCGCCGCGGCCGGCCGGCGCACCGTCGCCGTGCTGCCCCTGGGCGGCGCGCCGGGCGCCCTCGTCGCCGGCCTGCTCGACGCGCAGGGCATCGAGGTCGCCCCGGTCCCGGTCGCCGGCGCCACCCGCTCCAACATCGCGCTCGCCGAGACGGACGGCGTACTGACGAAGATCAACGCGCCGGGTCCGCAGCTGACGGCGGACGAACAGGAACTGCTGCTGGACACCGTGCGCCGGCTCGCGCCCGGCGCCGACTGGATCGCCTGCTGCGGCAGCCTGCCGCGCGGCCTCGCCCCCTCCTGGTACGCCGAACTGGTCGCCCGGGTGCACGACGCCGGCGCACGCATCGCCCTCGACACCTCGGGACCGGCGCTGCCGGCGGCCCTGCGCGAGCGGCCCGACGTGGTGAAGCCGAACGCCGAGGAACTCGCCGAGGCCGTGGGGCGGCCCCTGGCCACCGTGGGCGACGCGCTGAAGGCCGCCGAGGAACTGCGCGCGGCGGGCGCCCGCGCCGTCCTCGCGAGCCTCGGCGCCGACGGACAGCTCCTCGTCGACGACGACGGCGCCTGGTTCGGCACCGCCCCGGCCGACGCCGTCCGCAGCAACGTCGGCGCCGGCGACTCCTCGCTCGCCGGGTTCCTCGTCGCCGGCGGCCGGGGCCCCGGAGCGCTCGCCTCCGCCGTGGCCCACGGCGCGGCGGCCGTCCAGCTCCCCGGCAGCGTGATGCCCGGCCCCGCCGACCTCAAGCACTCGGCGGTGACGGTCACGACCGAGGTACCGGTGAACCGCCCCCTGCGGGAGCCGGCGTCATGA
- a CDS encoding helix-turn-helix transcriptional regulator, with the protein MTTDTPARLLQLLSLLQTPREWPGGELADRLGVSRRTVRRDIDRLRELGYPVRATMGADGGYRLVAGKAMPPLVLDDEEAVAIAVGLRAGAGHALEGVDEASVRALAKLEQVLPGRLRHRVSTLQAATTPLTTGDGATIAPETLTVMASTIAGHERLRFAYRAADGTGSRRVTEPYRLVSTGRRWYLVAYDLDRADWRTFRVDRVSEPFATGARFTPRELPTGNAAEFLRRSMYGARESYALDVTFAAPADVIAARLPVRLGPPEPLDEGSCRLRATVSEAKDWMAVRLAMLGHDFTVHAPEELVREVRELGARLSRAAGTEPT; encoded by the coding sequence ATGACGACGGACACCCCGGCCCGGCTCCTCCAGCTGCTGTCCCTCCTGCAGACGCCCCGCGAATGGCCCGGCGGCGAGCTGGCCGACCGGCTCGGGGTGTCCCGGCGCACGGTCCGGCGGGACATCGACCGGCTGCGGGAGCTCGGCTATCCCGTGCGGGCGACGATGGGCGCGGACGGCGGCTACCGGCTGGTCGCCGGAAAGGCGATGCCGCCGCTGGTGCTGGACGACGAGGAGGCGGTGGCCATCGCGGTCGGGCTGCGGGCCGGCGCGGGGCACGCGCTGGAGGGCGTGGACGAGGCCTCGGTGCGGGCGCTGGCCAAGCTGGAGCAGGTGCTCCCCGGCAGGCTGCGCCACCGGGTCAGCACGCTCCAGGCCGCGACCACACCGCTGACCACCGGGGACGGGGCGACGATCGCCCCCGAGACGCTGACCGTCATGGCCTCCACGATCGCCGGGCACGAGCGGCTGCGGTTCGCCTACCGCGCGGCCGACGGCACCGGCTCCCGGCGGGTGACGGAACCGTACCGGCTGGTGTCGACGGGGCGGCGCTGGTACCTCGTCGCCTACGACCTCGACCGCGCCGACTGGCGCACCTTCCGCGTCGACCGGGTGAGCGAGCCCTTCGCGACGGGGGCGCGCTTCACCCCGCGCGAGCTGCCGACCGGGAACGCGGCGGAGTTCCTGCGCCGCTCCATGTACGGGGCCCGGGAGTCGTACGCGCTCGACGTCACCTTCGCCGCACCGGCCGACGTGATCGCCGCCCGTCTCCCGGTCCGGCTGGGCCCGCCCGAGCCGCTGGACGAGGGCAGCTGCCGGCTGCGCGCGACGGTGAGCGAGGCCAAGGACTGGATGGCGGTACGGCTGGCGATGCTGGGCCACGACTTCACGGTGCACGCGCCCGAGGAACTGGTCCGGGAGGTCCGGGAGCTGGGCGCACGCCTGAGCCGTGCGGCCGGGACCGAACCCACGTGA
- a CDS encoding GNAT family N-acetyltransferase has product MPSEHEEVQVRPGEEGDLRALTDLYNHYVRETAITFDTATFTPEERRPWLLSHPVDGPYRLMVATDTGSRRILGYATSSPFRPKPAYATSVETTVYVAPDAGRRGVGTLLYKTLFEALAGQDLHRAYAGVAQPNDASTRLHERFGFRHVGTYREVGRKFGRWWDVAWYEKEL; this is encoded by the coding sequence ATGCCGTCGGAACACGAAGAGGTCCAGGTCAGGCCGGGCGAGGAGGGTGATCTGAGGGCCCTCACCGACCTGTACAACCACTACGTCCGTGAGACGGCGATCACATTCGACACGGCGACTTTCACCCCGGAGGAGCGCCGGCCCTGGCTGCTCTCCCACCCTGTAGACGGCCCGTACCGCCTGATGGTTGCCACGGACACCGGTTCACGGCGGATTCTGGGGTACGCCACCTCCAGCCCCTTCCGGCCCAAGCCCGCCTACGCGACCTCGGTGGAGACGACGGTGTACGTCGCCCCGGACGCCGGCCGGCGCGGCGTCGGCACCCTTCTCTACAAGACCCTCTTCGAGGCCCTGGCGGGCCAGGACCTGCACCGCGCCTATGCCGGCGTCGCCCAGCCGAACGACGCCTCGACGCGGCTGCACGAGCGCTTCGGCTTCCGGCACGTCGGCACGTACCGGGAGGTGGGCCGCAAGTTCGGCCGCTGGTGGGACGTGGCCTGGTACGAGAAGGAGCTGTAG
- a CDS encoding P1 family peptidase, whose protein sequence is MTADALTDVAGVRVGHATRAGAGWLTGTTVVLAPEGGAVAAVDVRGGGPGTKETDALDPRNVVQRIDAIVLTGGSAYGLDAASGVMAWLEERGRGVRVGPDPAHVVPVVPAACVFDLGRGGDFRARPDAATGRAAVEAAAREPGGPVPQGCVGAGTGAVVGQLKGGVGTASTVLDSGVTVAALVVANAAGSAVDPETGVLYGELFGGRVRYPEPEVHEAALRRLAEVAARHAAPPLNTTLAVVATDAALSRAQAQKLAGTAHDGIARAVRPVHLLSDGDTVFTLATGARPLDPADPLALNEVLAAGADTVTRAIVRALRSAAPTDGPGGSWPSYGELYGER, encoded by the coding sequence ATGACAGCTGACGCTCTGACGGATGTGGCCGGTGTGCGCGTGGGGCATGCGACACGTGCCGGTGCCGGGTGGCTCACGGGCACCACGGTGGTGCTCGCGCCCGAGGGCGGGGCCGTGGCCGCGGTGGACGTGCGCGGCGGCGGCCCCGGCACCAAGGAGACCGACGCGCTCGATCCGCGCAACGTGGTGCAGAGGATCGACGCGATCGTGCTGACCGGGGGCAGCGCGTACGGGCTCGACGCGGCGTCCGGGGTGATGGCCTGGCTGGAGGAGCGGGGCCGCGGGGTGCGCGTCGGTCCGGACCCCGCGCATGTGGTGCCGGTGGTGCCGGCGGCGTGTGTCTTCGACCTGGGCCGGGGCGGCGACTTCCGGGCCCGGCCGGACGCGGCCACCGGCCGGGCCGCGGTCGAGGCGGCGGCGCGTGAGCCGGGCGGGCCGGTGCCGCAGGGGTGTGTGGGCGCCGGCACGGGGGCCGTGGTCGGACAGCTGAAGGGCGGCGTCGGCACGGCGAGCACGGTGCTGGACTCGGGCGTCACGGTGGCCGCGCTGGTGGTGGCCAACGCGGCGGGGTCGGCGGTGGATCCGGAAACGGGGGTGCTGTACGGGGAGTTGTTCGGGGGCCGGGTGCGCTACCCGGAGCCGGAGGTGCACGAGGCCGCGCTGCGCCGGCTCGCGGAGGTCGCCGCGCGCCACGCCGCTCCCCCGCTGAACACCACGCTGGCGGTGGTCGCCACGGACGCCGCCCTGTCCAGGGCACAGGCGCAGAAACTGGCCGGCACCGCACACGACGGCATCGCGCGGGCGGTGCGGCCGGTGCATCTGCTGAGCGACGGCGACACGGTCTTCACCCTGGCCACGGGCGCCCGCCCGCTCGACCCGGCGGACCCCCTCGCCCTCAACGAGGTCCTGGCGGCGGGCGCGGACACGGTGACCCGCGCGATCGTCCGCGCGCTGCGCTCCGCCGCCCCGACGGACGGACCGGGTGGATCGTGGCCGTCGTACGGGGAGTTGTACGGCGAGCGCTGA
- a CDS encoding sigma-70 family RNA polymerase sigma factor — MATRAVARRQSATGETADSARSVRAHGGEIADRDLVGMYLDEIARTPLLDAAKEVELSQIIEAGVFARQILDGTEENKAGATTEELQALYDASERAKDVFIRSNLRLVVAVARRYPRSGLPLLDLIQEGNAGLVRAVEKFDYRKGFKFSTYATWWIRQAITRSIADQSRTIRLPVHLVEELGRIRRVQREFNREHGREPEPAEVAAELGSTPERVVDVLDWARDPVSLNMSVDDEGETQFGDLLEDTSAVSPEQSVLTLLRSEELDDLIGRLDQRTASIIKMRYGIEDGRERTLTEVGKEHGLTRERIRQIEKHALLELKKLARDTGFDAAA; from the coding sequence ATGGCAACCCGCGCCGTCGCCCGTCGTCAGTCCGCCACAGGCGAGACGGCCGACTCGGCACGCAGTGTCCGCGCCCATGGCGGCGAGATCGCCGACCGCGACCTGGTCGGCATGTACTTGGACGAGATCGCGCGCACACCGCTGCTCGACGCCGCCAAGGAGGTCGAGCTCTCGCAGATCATCGAGGCGGGCGTGTTCGCGCGGCAGATCCTCGACGGCACCGAGGAGAACAAGGCCGGGGCCACCACCGAGGAGCTCCAGGCCCTCTACGACGCCAGTGAGCGGGCCAAGGACGTCTTCATCCGCTCCAACCTGCGCCTGGTCGTCGCCGTGGCCCGCCGGTACCCGAGGAGCGGTCTGCCGCTGCTCGACCTGATCCAGGAGGGCAACGCCGGTCTGGTGCGCGCGGTCGAGAAGTTCGACTACCGCAAGGGCTTCAAGTTCTCCACGTACGCGACCTGGTGGATCCGTCAGGCCATCACGCGGTCGATCGCCGACCAGTCGCGCACCATCCGCCTCCCCGTCCACCTGGTGGAGGAGCTGGGCCGGATACGGCGCGTGCAGCGCGAGTTCAACCGCGAGCACGGCCGGGAGCCGGAGCCCGCGGAGGTCGCCGCCGAGCTCGGTTCCACGCCGGAGCGCGTCGTCGACGTGCTCGACTGGGCCCGTGACCCGGTGTCGCTGAACATGTCGGTGGACGACGAGGGCGAGACCCAGTTCGGCGATCTGCTGGAGGACACCTCCGCGGTGTCGCCCGAGCAGTCGGTGCTGACGCTGCTGCGCAGCGAGGAGCTGGACGACCTGATCGGCCGCCTCGACCAGCGCACGGCCTCCATCATCAAGATGCGGTACGGCATCGAGGACGGCCGCGAGCGCACGCTGACTGAGGTCGGCAAGGAGCACGGTCTGACCCGCGAGCGCATCCGCCAGATCGAGAAGCACGCGCTGCTGGAGCTGAAGAAGCTGGCCCGCGACACCGGGTTCGACGCGGCGGCGTGA
- a CDS encoding TetR/AcrR family transcriptional regulator — protein sequence MSSTTPTPPPPPPAVSLTERRKAETRMEIARVAAGLFVRQGLRATRAEDIAQAAGVAPRTFYRYFASKEEAIGPLYADGARRWVEAVRAAPAGRPLPRVLEDAARHTLTPGRLVSEASFGWARTLIRLAEADPALRRVWAEACRAAERQLAEVLAERLTAAQVPTGADNVAARSRLDFTAAVASAAVRTAMESWASGDGPSEGPQGPADLAIANLAALRDFPWEPSA from the coding sequence GTGAGCAGCACCACCCCGACGCCGCCCCCTCCGCCTCCCGCGGTCTCGCTGACCGAACGGCGCAAGGCCGAGACCCGTATGGAGATCGCCCGTGTGGCGGCCGGTCTCTTCGTCCGCCAGGGACTGCGGGCCACCCGCGCCGAGGACATCGCCCAGGCGGCCGGCGTCGCCCCGCGGACCTTCTACCGGTACTTCGCCAGCAAGGAAGAGGCCATCGGCCCGCTGTACGCCGACGGCGCCCGGCGCTGGGTGGAGGCGGTGCGCGCCGCCCCCGCCGGGAGGCCCCTGCCGCGGGTCCTCGAGGACGCCGCCCGTCACACGCTCACGCCCGGCCGCTTGGTGTCGGAGGCCTCCTTCGGCTGGGCGCGCACCCTGATCCGGCTGGCCGAGGCGGACCCGGCGCTGCGCAGGGTGTGGGCGGAGGCGTGCCGGGCGGCGGAGCGGCAGCTCGCCGAGGTGCTGGCGGAACGGCTGACGGCGGCTCAAGTCCCCACCGGCGCCGACAACGTTGCCGCGCGGTCACGGCTGGACTTCACCGCCGCCGTCGCCAGCGCCGCCGTCCGCACGGCGATGGAGAGCTGGGCGTCGGGCGACGGCCCCTCCGAGGGCCCCCAGGGCCCGGCCGACCTGGCGATCGCCAACCTCGCGGCACTACGGGACTTTCCCTGGGAGCCGTCGGCTTGA